The genomic region GCATCTACCGGCGCCTCCTCGACCGCATCGAGCGGGAGCCGGAGGCGGTACTGCGGGGGCGGGTCTCGCTGCCGACCCACGAGAAGGCGTACGTCGCCGTGCGCGGCCTCTCGGGCCTCGACGCGCGGACGATCTCCCGCCAGAGCACCCGGAGGCGGGCCTGATGCCCCCGACCCCGGCCGCCCCGCCGGCCTTCGCCGTGCCCCAGCTCCGCCGCCCGGCCGCGCCCGCCGTCCTGCGGGCAACCGGCCGGCCCCTGGCCGCGTCTCTCCCGGCGGGCTCCGCCCCCGCGCGGGACCGGCAGTCCGGGCCGACGGGCGACCGCACCACCGGGGAGGGCTCATGAGCGGCAGCGACCACCGCACGGAGCAGCGCGCCGTCGTCATCGGCGGGGGACTCGCCGGGGTGACCGCCGCCCTCGAACTCGCCGACGCCGGGCTCAAGGTGACCCTGCTGGAGGGCCGCCCGCGGCTCGGCGGGCTCGCCTTCTCCTTCAAGCGCGGCGAACTCACCGTCGACAACGGCCAGCACGTCTACCTGCGCTGCTGCACCGCCTACCGGTGGTTCCTCGACCGCGTCGACGGCGCGCACCTCGCCCCCGTCCAGGACCGGCTCGACGTACCCGTCCTCGACGTCGCCCACCCCCGCGGCCCGCGCCTCGGGCGGCTGCGCCGCAGCGCCCTGCCCGTGCCCCTGCACCTGGCCGCCTCCCTGGCCCGCTACCCGCACCTGTCCCTCGCCGAGCGCGCGAGCGTCGGCCGCGCCGCCCTCGCGCTGCGCCGCCTCGACCCCGCCGACCCGGCGCTGGACGGCCTGGACTTCGCGACCTGGCTCGGCCGCTACGGCCAGTCCGCCCGGACCGTCGAAGCCCTGTGGGACCTCGTCGGCATCGCCACCCTCAACGCCACCGCCGATCAGTCCTCACTGGGCCTGGCCGCGATGGTCTTCAAGACCGGCCTGCTCTCCGAGAACGGCGCGGCCGACATCGGCTGGGCCCGCGTACCGCTCGGCGACCTGCACGACACGCTCGCCCGCAAGGCGCTCGACGCGGCCGGCGTACGGACCGAACTGCGCACCCGGGCCACCTGCGTCTCCCGCACGCCCGAAGGGAACTGGCGGGTCGACACCGAGGAGGAGCCCCTCGACGCGGGCACCGTCGTCCTCGCCGTCCCCCAGCGCGAGGCCCACGGGCTGCTCCCGCCCGGGGCGCTGGCCGACCCCGACAAGCTCCTCGACATCGGCACCGCGCCGATCCTCAACGTCCACGTCGTCTACGACCGCAAGGTGCTCAAGGCGCCGTTCTTCGCGGCGCTCGGCTCCCCCGTGCAGTGGGTCTTCGACCGCACCGACGCCTCCGGGCTCCCCGACGGCGGCCAGTACCTCGCGCTGTCCCAGTCCGTCGCCCAGGACGACATCGACGAGCCCGTCTCGGTGCTGCGCGCCAAGTACCTGCCCGAGCTGGAGCGGCTGCTGCCCGCCGCGCGCGGCGCCAAGGTGCGGGACTTCTTCGTCACCCGGGAGCGGACGGCCACCTTCGCCCCCACACCCGGCGTCGGCCGGCTGCGCCCCGGGGCGCGGACCGACACGCCGGGGCTTTATCTGGCCGGTGCGTGGACTGCCACCGGCTGGCCCGCGACCATGGAGAGCGCCGTCCGGAGCGGACTGAGCGCGGCACACGCCGCACTCGCCGCACTCGGCCGCCCCCGCGAACACCCTCTGCAGGAGGCGGCATGACCATCACCAGCACTACCGGCACAGCACGTACAGGAACCAGAGGAGAGCCAGTGAACCCGGGGAATCCGGCTGTCGAGAACACGGATGCCAGTGTGGGCACGGCCGGAGGGAGTACGGAGAAGGCGGACACGATCGCCCTCCTGGAACGAGGCCGCACGCTGTCGACTCCCGCGCTCCGCGCCGCCGTCGACCGGCTCGCGGCGCCCATGGACACCGTTGCCGCCTACCACTTCGGCTGGATCGACGCCCAGGGCAACCCGGCGGACGGCGACGGCGGCAAGGCCGTGCGCCCCGCGCTCGCGCTGCTCTCCGCCGAAGCGGCGGGCGCCCCTGCCGAGCTCGGCATCCCGGGCGCCGTCGCCGTCGAGCTCGTGCACAACTTCTCGCTGCTGCACGACGACCTGATGGACGGCGACGAGCAGCGCCGCCACCGCGACACGGTGTGGAAGGTGCACGGCCCCG from Streptomyces sp. NBC_00190 harbors:
- the hpnE gene encoding hydroxysqualene dehydroxylase HpnE; protein product: MSGSDHRTEQRAVVIGGGLAGVTAALELADAGLKVTLLEGRPRLGGLAFSFKRGELTVDNGQHVYLRCCTAYRWFLDRVDGAHLAPVQDRLDVPVLDVAHPRGPRLGRLRRSALPVPLHLAASLARYPHLSLAERASVGRAALALRRLDPADPALDGLDFATWLGRYGQSARTVEALWDLVGIATLNATADQSSLGLAAMVFKTGLLSENGAADIGWARVPLGDLHDTLARKALDAAGVRTELRTRATCVSRTPEGNWRVDTEEEPLDAGTVVLAVPQREAHGLLPPGALADPDKLLDIGTAPILNVHVVYDRKVLKAPFFAALGSPVQWVFDRTDASGLPDGGQYLALSQSVAQDDIDEPVSVLRAKYLPELERLLPAARGAKVRDFFVTRERTATFAPTPGVGRLRPGARTDTPGLYLAGAWTATGWPATMESAVRSGLSAAHAALAALGRPREHPLQEAA